The genomic window acagtggatccccctcttccatgtcccccccacctctgcccttctgcctccctgactccattcaccagcacctctgcccagtgattgagggttttgctgctgcaatGTTCCCCTTCACCTCCAGGCTGAACATTCCTGCCACTACATagaccgtactggactgcaatggatccagctgttttttgatgccctccttcagctgcttcactagtgcctgcacctctgttgaaagcggcttgccccagccaggaacattgattccctggaacttctccatttgattctcaagctccttcactatagggatcacctggctaaggagggcattgccagcaatGAGGCtttcagtggccttgaggaatggcttgaggaccaccaagaacTGGCAGATGGTGTCCCACTCAGTTCTGGTAAGGGGGGGGCGctaatcccaatctccccgagcaaggccatctcatggatggcctgcTGTTGCTCGACCAGCCTTTCGAGCATtaagtatgtggagttccactgagtctccacatcctgcatgattttgtgctgtgggatgttcagctctgcctgtttgtcccacagcatcttgcccccatTTGATGCTCGGGTGGaaatagcctgccaccttcctgcatttggaaatgagtttGTTGGTGGTGCTGGgtccatcaccagcagccctgtccccctccaaggcatccctgactatgaggtggaacttgcgTGCCACACAGCGattgccaacaaagttggcatcatgtaCCACCTTGACCATGTTGGCCCCATTGTCACTAACCATGAAGCCacgggtgagctcagcctgccctacgtggttcatggccaccatgatctcccttgctgtgtgtgactcatccatcacctccaagCCCACTGACACCCTGACTGATCGTACCAGtgctctgtgagggagaggtaggcatgatctccacctctgctgctccagatgtctgaggtgaagtgtaaagctccctgtggccctgccttccgTAGCTCCCCCCTCAAGTACACCCTACATgaggcaccactgtcctgctaaaggtggtgtgtgcgggcacttggtatgatggggcctcAAGTGCtgtgagctgcctgaaccctggacactcaacaaaagagaagggctggccatccagagcaaacatctccccaatgctctgggtgacctcgctcgaCTTGGGAACACGCCTTGGGAACCTTTGTCCCCACCTTTCCCctactggtccagggtggcctgcctctgcttcttggagacgagggctttggagcaagagggggacttctttttgggcacgctcccactaatgccaggctgagaaggaacaagggaaagggggtgctgcctcctgagatgcagcagcatcactgtgaTGGTGAAATGTTTCTcgtccttgccctggctgatctgctttcgacactgctggcaggtagcatacctgggatcgtctgccacctcaaaatgatcccacactatacTACCCACCCGCTTCTGGGTTGcaggtggggatcctgccttatgcccctcctcagcaggcagaggcacaacaggaggaagagctgagccacctgcccccacaacctcctctgcaGAGAAGGAGACTTGCCTCTAGGGAACGTTGACGGGTGTGGAGCATAAACTCAGATTCCccatccttccccagaatttccttggctatggcactcaggtcccctgcttccagatccaactcctcctctggcactggacgACTCATGCTGGCAACTGAATTTGgagtggagaatgtcatgctgctgctgtttgtggtTACTGGTGTTACTGGTGGTGCTGCAGATGCAGACACAGCTCCCACCTCTTGcttccactagcagcagaagactcctTGCTGCTAGGAACGATggtgtgtctatgtttgggggaagggggagagctccctctgccctctctccctcccctgccagaagacctggcacctgcttttccaaatgtgtgtgtgtctgtgtataatatgtgtaatatatgttgtggtttcctgcacagtgatgacacatcATCAGggacacagatttctttttgtgggaggaaaaaaaaaggctaacaagtacaaataagaggattttggagGAAGTATGAGCTGAAAGGAAtagataacaatagggattgtagtcaagggtaaataggaaaggattggatagaacTTGGTGGCAAGAGACCACCTAGTATCAGATGTTGCTGCTGCAACAGAAAGACAGGCAGACAGCTTACAAAAGGCACACAGATGAGTTCACACACAGCCTTagatgctgtttctacatccctcccccagagcactgtgtttggaagggaactcagagaaagatcacagtcactggccagctacagatgtcaatgtcagagcagtctttccaccccctcctaccctccctcttctcagtttctgtttcctgcatgtccgccttctgaatctccaaatcttttcctaattgatttggaggcttcagttcaattcagagctttttatGGGTCTctcgattcaattcagattcagagatttggctgccaaatcaagccaaatctcttctgaatcaaattggctactgaagcttcacacagccataaTGGACAGATATTtctttttcattccagaaatgcaggcacatacctacagtggctcaggctagaagccaggggggcggggtggggggtgctagagcagccctcccttcccttccacaggtcagaattgaggggggcatggctaggccctgACAGGACCCTGTGATTAGgaagccccccgcccccccttgaTAACAGGATTTAGCACtctatcagaaaacaaagcctcactcattagttcaagctcttcttacacagttttttccaaaggaaggaatgcaaggACATTaacagctgagctgttgattagctccaaacagccctaagtggtcactgtcaTACCTGCCTTACACagaattagctagcatactaACATGCTGGCTAGGGttcgtgctgtgggagagagaaggaaggaatccctgcttaagcagcaagcggtgagaagggagaggagtgggggcatggggaagccagcagaccctgctttGTGTGCAAGTCTCTGGTGGAGCCTCAGCCAGGgagtgggcggggggaggggcacgattctgctgtggagcagagagccctgctcagcccagagagcgtGCCAGTATGCTGGGGGTATCtgacttaacttaaaccagcaaggggtctgagacagacattgcataaatcagtttgacccaaatcagttaagtctgatactacattcaaccagatttatctcaaaccagttgcagtcattttcaaactggtttatgtgcactgaatgtctgttttgttacaggtttaaaccagtttctggtcacttaaactggtttatgtgtaatgcctgtccttAGCCTAAATCTCCAGTTTAATCTGGCAGAATGTGGAGCCACTAGGAGGAGAACTTCACTTAGGTGTTGTTGTCAGAACACTTGTGTTTGGAGCTGGGAAAGAGAGTTCTGCCTATTCGGTCCTCTTAGTTACCCACAGCAGGAAGAGACATTGCCAGGCTGCTGCAACCTTGATCTACTTGTCCACATGTTTTTGAACCCATATGACCACACAAGGGAAGATAAGAATGCAAAAAGCATCTCTGTGTGTCCTGCAAAGTGACTGTACACAGGCCTGTGTGACCCTCGTCTAGGCACTGGGCTGCagtaacaagggctgggttcaactTTAGGGGTTTTACATCACTTCTCAGATTTAGCTCAAGCCCctacccagaaacctgggaaaatcgATTTTAACTGGGTGTTCTAATGTGAACAAACTCCCAACAGACAAGCCAATGCTAAACTAAAACAAGGTATATTACAAGAGAAAAGGTAGTAAACATACTATTAACTATTAACCCATAACTATATCTCAAACAGATCACAGTCAGCGCTAGCTCAAACCAGATTACAGTTACAGTAggcctgtctacacatgctgttagCATGCCGCAATGAACTCCAGTGCTTACTGcgccagagcttattgctcctgggtgcactgtttgaacatgtgcctgggacattgagctgggtcagagcatcccCACCTGGCAGAGAATTTTCTGGTGTTTTGCTTAATAATTACTTACCTAGATATTGAAATGAAGCTTCAGTACTGCTTCTAGTGGGAAAGTTTGAAAAGTGCAATCAGAGATAGTGTGTGGATGATAAGTGCACAGAACAGGATTGAATAACACGATGGTTAAGGTCACCATGAGTTTAATCCTCATTCTGTTCTAGCAACATGCCTTTGCATGGGCTAATTTATCCATTTGCTAACATGTAACTTACCTCCCCTCCTTCCATGTTTCTTCTGACTGTTTCTGAATGCAAAGGAGTTtatgttgttttaaaataaagctgtgGAATCAAGAGTTTATTAAGAAAGACAACTGAGAAAGATGTAAAAAGCTGTAAAAAACGCTTCCCACCTTGAATAAACACTCCTTTGCTTAGAGTCCTTAATGCTCAATTCAAAGCAACAGTGAGATGGCATAAGGACCTCCGCAGGAGCGTATGGCAGCGGCAAGATTCAAATCAACACCACTCTCCCCTAACAGCTCTGAATTTAGCCCCCAAGGTGGAATTGTATTGAAGTTTCATTTGGGAATCACAGACCTCCTTATTCCTGGGAAGGTTGCTGTGAATGGGAAACTTGCACTGAGACATTTAGAGCTGAACTTTAGCTAAATTTAACTATATCTCACTTTAGCTTGTGGCAAAGCTGCAGTTGTCTAAGTTCAGTTGGTGAGTGATGCTGGTCTGTTTATGGGACCTTTAGTGTGATAAAAGGGTCACTAATAGACATCATGATAACTGTGAGGTACATAGCTTCCTTAAGATTTAATTTCCAGAGTGCATGTTTCTCTTGCTGAGACTGTCTCCAGAAATAAATGATTTCCGTTTATATAAAACCAGTGTTTTCTGTCAAGGCAATTTAACACAGGTACAGTACCATTTCTGACCTTAAATTCTACAGCATTGACAGGAAAGTGGCACAGAGAATTTGCGACCATCATGGTAAAAAAATTGTCCTTTCCATGTTTAAACTTCATTAAGAAAAATCTCAAATTAGGCTGGGCATATTACTACGAAGATAGAATAGAGGACAACTGTGTGACCTGGTTGGGGGACAGGTCAGGTGACCTCATCTATTTAACTTCTGTTATTCAGCTGGTTAACATTTATTGAAAGTTGCAGCTTTTGGTAAAGCTTCCTATTCTGACTTTCAGTCAATGTCTAACTAGAAAAATATTAGTAGCCAGTGGCAGGAGCAAGTACATGTATTGTTAGCAGATGAGTGTATATCCAAAGTGAGCACACAGAACCTCTCATAGTCCCATCCACTGCCAATACCTGGTGGTTTTCAAACCTATTTTCCTGACCTTCAGTTGCTCCAGAGTCTTCTCCTAACCACGCTAATGAAGAagcccagatctgcctgcagttTGTGGTTGTGGCTGTTTTCTGTCTTTTTAatctgctgtttttcttttctctatgCAGAACCTATGGTGCAAAAACATTTGGAAAGTCTCCAGAACCGCTATGGAAATGGCTTGGAGACTGGCCAGCTACGGAGGCTTACTAATCTTCTGCTGGTAGAAGGTTTGACAGATATCCAACAGAAAGAGCATGATGTCATGCAGATTGAGGCCACCAAAGGCATTAGGAATATATCTAAGAATATCCCCTTGGAGAAACTCTTCCTGCCTCTGTCTAAAGTCAGCATACGTCCTCGGATCTCTGTGACTGTGGGGGTAGCTGGGGTTGGCAAAAGCACTTTGGTGAAATTATTTGTCTACACATGGACAAAAGGAGAGATTAATAAGGACATCATATTTGTGCTGCCGGTTACCTTCCGGGAACTCAACACTTATGAGAAACTCTCTGCTGAGAGGCTCATCCGGTCAGCATTCCCTCACATAACAGAACCAAGTTTTATCTCCACTGGGGCTGTCCGAACTCTATTGATTCTGGATGGTCTGGATGAGTTTAAGACTCCTTTAGATTTTTCTAACACAGTAGTTTGCACAGACCCCAAAAAGGAGATTCAAGTAGACAGCTTGATCACTAATATTATCCGTGGCAACCTGTTACAGGAGTTTTCCATTTGGGTCACTTCCAGACCAACAGCAGCCAGCCAGATCCCAGGTGGGCTAGTTGACCGGATGACAGAAATTCAAGGGTTTGGAGCTGTGGAGATCAAGGAGTTCTTGGATCAGATGTTCCTTGACAACAAAGACTTGTCCCACCAAGTCTTTTATCACATCAAGGCTAACAGATCTTTGCATGTTATGTGCACAGTCCCTGCTTTTTGCTGGATTTCTGGTACTTCAATAGGCTATTTTCTAAAGAACAGCACTGATCAGTCCCAAGAAGTAACAGCTGTTCCAAAGACCTTAACAGAAATCTattcatattattttaaaatggcattAAGCAGTGATTGGCAGGATAAGCAGAAGGAGACTCCCAGGATAGAGCAAGCCATGAACAACAGCAAGAAGGTGATTGGCAACCTGGGTAGGCTGGCATTTTATGGGCTGCTCAAAAAGAAGTACATATTTTATGAACAAGACTTGAAAGCCTATGGTGGAGATCTCCTAGCGCTACAAGGCGGCTTGTGCAGTAAGATATTACTCAAGGAAGAGATGCAGAACTTCACTGCTTACTATTTCTCCCATTTAAGCATTCAGGAGTTTTTAGCAGCCATGTATTACTACACTGCAGCAAAGCGGGCAATATTTGACCTCTTCACAGAGAGTGGGATGTCTTGGCCCAAGCTGGGTTTCTTCAATCACTTTAAGAATGCTGTCCAGAGATCACTGCAATTGGAGGATGGGCAGCTGGACATCTTTGTGCGCTTTCTCTCTGGCCTTCTCTCCCCACAGGTGAACAAGTTGCTGTCTGGTTGGCTCTTGGTAAAGGATGAGCATAATAACTACAGAAGTCTGGTGATCAGTTTTCTCCAGAGCTGCCTGAACACTGACTATGTCATCTCCTCCCGGACAGTAAATGTCATGCAGTGCTTGTATGAAGTACAGCACATGGAGATTGCCAAGACAGTGGAGGAAGCTATGAAAAATGAGAGCTTAGCTGGGTTGTTAACTCCAGtgaactgctctgccctggcttatCTCTTGCAGGTCTCTGAGGTGTGCATGGAAGAGACAAATCTCTCCAACTGTCTCACCTACAATATTTGCAAAAGTCTACTTTCCCAGCTTCTCTTCTGTCATAATCTCCGGTAGGTCATCATGGGGTTTCATCAGGGGAAAGGATCCTGGGGTATTTCCACATTTCTGTCATGCCTGGTGCAAAATAATATATATTGAAAGGATATAAGATAATTATTTTATCCAAGAACAAACAGATTGGTCTGAAAATTGAAATATATGTTGAGGACTATGGGGTACTAGGACAGTATGGCCAGGAGGTGGAAAGTCAAGGCTCTTTGGTTCTGATCAGGGCTCTAGGTCCATTGGGGGAGTCACTTCACATCACTGTGCCTGCCTTTTTCTGCCTCTATAAGGGAGATCAAAATATTTGCTTACCTAGTGAGGGTTCTGGTAGACTTGCTCAATCAATATCTTCTTAAGGCAATGTGCCCTTGGATGACAGGACCCGAAGAAGTGAAAGTGCCATTGCTAATTGCCAAATCTGGTGCTACTTTATTGCCTTCCTAAAACAGTGTCATCTTAACTATCTTGACAGGTTTGCTTATCTTGCATTTATACCAAGTAGTAACCAGGCTAATGTCTTCAGCAGAAGGCAGGCAGTTTTACTTGAACTATTTCTATTTCTATATTTCTGTTATATCCTTATCTCTGATAAACCCTACCCTCACTATAGTTTTTTGGCTTCTCTGTGGTATGGACCAGGTTGGGGATTTCTGAATGGAATAGTTTTCCCCTTGAAAATACTGACATATCAGAATTGAGACTTTTCCTAGGAGTGGACCAGTTAGAGTGGAATTTCTGGTCAGAATTAGAGAACAAGAGGCCTGCCTTAGCATAGAAAATAGTTTGATGATCAGACTACTCATCTTGGATGTGGGAGAGCATGGTTTAGGTCCCTGTGCTACCTGACTCATAGCATGCAtccctccatcccagggaagTGCCCTGCCTTCCAGACTACTTGGACAAAGGGATATGTTCCTTCCTTCTGTTGGAACTGTTCTACTTGGTATAAATAAATAAGCATGCACTTGCACAGAGACCAACTCCATAGCCCTGTGATGATGGCCCTCACACAGGATGTTGATGAGCCCAGATCAAGTCCATGGTCTTATGAATACTTAATTATTTATACCAAGTAGAACAACTCCAGCAGGAGAGGGCCCCTCCCCAGAATAAACAGTAGCCTGGTGTTTAGAGAACTCATGCAGAATATGGGAAACAGAAGCGCAGGGATTGAAAGTGGTTCTTCTATGTTCTAGCTGatggggctgcttgcagcaagaggaatggagggggagcagggtgagggcagagCTAGCCACAAGGGGCAGCAGTGCCACAAGGTCCTgacagctgggccagggcagtggtggcataGAGAAGGGTGGCATCAGCTTGTCTTCAGTCAGGCCAAGATAGCAGGAGAGGCCTGCTGAAGCCCCCCCACATTACAGcgggatggtggggtgggggcagaatgctggcaccccagcttctgccttACTCCCGGCTGGTGGCATCCAGGGGGGCAGCAGAAGGTAGTGTGTGAGGCAGCCAGAGTGATGCAGGAGGAGccatccctgccactggagcccctGACCCATGCCAAGTCAATGCCCAGGTCTGGTAGGGTGTGGGGCAACCGAGCCAGAGGCAGAACCCAGATGCCCATAGGCCAGCCccaggatctgcctgcaaaattggctGGCTACTACCTCAAGTTCAGTAGTCCCCTATGCATTTCCTCTTGATGGGGGTTGTTCTATGAACTTAAGAATGAAATAGCTCAGGACTTTTTCAATTTCGGAGAGCTCTTGCTTTTAGTTACATATAATGATTATTTCCATTTCCTCATTTCATTATGAAAAAGATGTTTTGTTCTGAGTCAGcaatttctatatatatattttttttttgttggctaGGCTGGACAACAACCAGTTTAAGGACAATGTGATGGAGCTTTTGGGTAGTGTGCTGAGTGTGAAGGATTGTCAGATTCAAAAGATCAGGTACTGATTACTGGATAATGTTGATTAGCCAACATGATGGTAAGGATGATAATGGTGTAATTTGTTGAAGTGCTGTGTCAAGGAGTGTGA from Alligator mississippiensis isolate rAllMis1 chromosome 13, rAllMis1, whole genome shotgun sequence includes these protein-coding regions:
- the NLRC3 gene encoding NLR family CARD domain-containing protein 3, translated to MEGVWINRYRKQLVRSISPQFLEEIICYMRKLDVLTAEEAGQVQEVGTVLEQVKAAMDLLAGKGSSASQYLQNFIEKNNSQLYPLCAKPMVQKHLESLQNRYGNGLETGQLRRLTNLLLVEGLTDIQQKEHDVMQIEATKGIRNISKNIPLEKLFLPLSKVSIRPRISVTVGVAGVGKSTLVKLFVYTWTKGEINKDIIFVLPVTFRELNTYEKLSAERLIRSAFPHITEPSFISTGAVRTLLILDGLDEFKTPLDFSNTVVCTDPKKEIQVDSLITNIIRGNLLQEFSIWVTSRPTAASQIPGGLVDRMTEIQGFGAVEIKEFLDQMFLDNKDLSHQVFYHIKANRSLHVMCTVPAFCWISGTSIGYFLKNSTDQSQEVTAVPKTLTEIYSYYFKMALSSDWQDKQKETPRIEQAMNNSKKVIGNLGRLAFYGLLKKKYIFYEQDLKAYGGDLLALQGGLCSKILLKEEMQNFTAYYFSHLSIQEFLAAMYYYTAAKRAIFDLFTESGMSWPKLGFFNHFKNAVQRSLQLEDGQLDIFVRFLSGLLSPQVNKLLSGWLLVKDEHNNYRSLVISFLQSCLNTDYVISSRTVNVMQCLYEVQHMEIAKTVEEAMKNESLAGLLTPVNCSALAYLLQVSEVCMEETNLSNCLTYNICKSLLSQLLFCHNLRLDNNQFKDNVMELLGSVLSVKDCQIQKISLAENQISNKGAKALARSLMVNRSLMVLDLRSNSIGPSGAKALAEALRKNQSLLSLNLQNNVIKEEGAKFLAEALLTNHKLMTLHLQKNSIGPQGAKQIAEALKQNRSLKELILSSNCVGDTGSVALAEALKVNRSLTTLNLQSNSISNTGVTALTGALCSNQGLISLNLRENSISKEGAPEIASALRTNCTLRNLDLAANLLHDEGVKAIAQAMKENKALTSLHLQWNFIQAKAARALAQALQSNRSLTSLDLQENAIGDEGMIALATALKVNTTLTALYLQVASIGVSGATALAEALLANRSLTTLDLRGNSIGVPGAKAMANALKVNRSLRILNLQENALGMDGAICIATALKGNHGLTYVNLQGNRIGQSGAKVIADAIRTNSPNCVVEM